CCTGGGTCCTACAAGCTAGGAAACGAGGTCGGCTCCCTGGTCTGCACGCATCACTTTGCCAGGTCTGCCTTAGCCAATCAGAACGGCCGACCAGACCTAAGCAAGCGACCGACAATGGTTCCATCCGTCAGGATTGGTCGACCCATGCTGCCTCAAACTTCTCCTCCTTCTGGGAGGGACCAGTCGGCAAAGACTCCGCCACCAAAAGAGACTCCGCCCCAAGAGACGCCACCAAAAGAGACTCCGCCCCAAGAGACGCCACCAAAAGAGACTCCGCCCCAAGAGACGCCACCAAAAGAGACGCCGCCACAAAATGAGACAACACAAAAAGACACTCCGCCACAAAATGAGACACCACAAAATGAGACACCACAAAAAGACACTCCGCCACAAAATGAGACACCACAAAATGAGACACCACAAAAAGACACTCCGCCACAAAATGAGACGCCACAAAAAGACACTCCGCCACAAAAAGATACTCCGCCACAAAATGAGACGCCACCAAAAGACACTCCGCCACAAAATGAGACGCCACCAAAAGACACTCCGCCACAAAAAGAGACTCCACAAAAAGAGACTCCTCCCCAAGAGGGCGTCACCAATGAGGATTACACCCCCACACCAACCAATGACTCTGACTCTACACCATGTCCTATCTCAACGACAAAAACAGACTCTTTGAAAACAGAGAACGAGAGGGAAGACGGTGCAGGAGAAAGAGAGGTCAAACCTCCACCCTCCGTTCCTCCCAACCCTTTCGATGACAtcgaggaggagggggaggagactcCGACAACAGCCAAAGTCACAGCCAATGGGGTTATCCCTTCTACACCTGTCAGTCATCTAGGACTAGGGGACAGTAAGCCAGTCCCCATCCCTCGCCGCTTGTCACAGCCCTCCCCTCCACCTCGTCCCGCCCCCAGGGTCCGCCCACCCCGCGTTGACAACCTTGCGGTCAATGGTAAGTGGTCGATTTAAGGTGATTGACAGCTGAAATAAGTTAGTGCTATTTGCTACTGTAGATCCTCAATTGAACTGTGAACTGTGAACTCCAtcctaatataaaatatatgaaaAACCTCTTGATTTTGACTCTCAGGTGATCGTGGTGAACACAGGAGATGTCTTCCTCCAGCTCCCAGACCTCGAGAAAGATCCCACTCCCCTGGAAGGTTCAGTATACTGACTAACCTATCTTTACTAGTCGACAGTGATTGGCCTACTTCATCTGtttctctcccagtctctgtccagCAGTCTTTGTGTGTTAATGCATGTTGATGTTTTCATGCACTCATCtgtctttgttgttttgtctcccccctccctttctgtttctgtctcccccaCTCATCCTGTCTCTCAGTTCCAGTCTCTCCAGCGACGCCCCCAAACCCCCTAACCCGCCCTGGCTGGCCCTCGTCCAATCCCAAGAACCCAAGAAGAAACCagcacctccccctccccctggaGTGGCCACACCCCCACACATTGGTTCATTATCTTCTCTAAAAGGGGAGGGCTCCAGACCACCCACGCCCCCTGCACCCGCCAACCCCTTcgatgaggaagaagaggaggtgggGTCAGGGGAGGGCTCACTAGGAAGTTTGGTTTCTCCCACTGTGGTGGTTAGTCATCCGTGGTACAGCATCTCCCAGGCTGACCCAGACACGCCCCCCATTGGGGGTATTTCCTCCCGCTCTGCAAGCCCCAATGGCTTCAGGTGCAAGAAACGCCCGGCGCCCCCAAAGCCTGTTCCAAAGGCCCCCGGCTCTAACTCAGGTCAGTGGGCCTTGATGGCAACAGGATATGATAGAGGTTGGTTAGAGAAGTGGTTCCCAGACCGGGGGACCTAGGACCTacccacagggggtacttgagaagacttaTCAGACCATAGACTGCCTGGTAAAATGTACTTCAGGGGTCCTCtgggcagagcaaaattcagttggtggtacagtaaccaaaaaaggttgggaaccactgggttagagcattggacgaGTTGTAGCCACTTCACCTCAAATCATGTCGATCATGTGTCTTGTATGTCCTGCACAGCGCTGTGgttttgttgttgtcattttgAAAGTTACCATTCGATGTGTACACATGGATGTTCACAATGtttttctctccatcctcctcccatCCAACTCTACTTTGTTTTCCATTTCAACTTCTGCTCCTTTTTTCTGTTTTCTGATATCActtcatccctctatttcttcagCCCTTCCTCACTCCcagccctcctcttcctctccctctccagctaTTAGCATAGAGAGCCTATCCTCTGCCTCCGACCATAGCTCCTCCCACCCAGCTTCCCTAGGGGGTGGGGCCACAGGCGATCAGGACAACCCTTTCACCAAGAGCGTATCAGAGCCCTCCATCTGTGGGCCCTGTGGTGGTTtcacccccaccccctccacctcAGCCAATCGCCTCTCTCCgagcccctcccctcctccccagccAGCCAATCCTCGCTCTGCTCCGGCCACTCCGCAGAGCAATCGGAGCGCCAGGCCCCCGCCCCCAAGACCTCCAACGACACCCAGCCCCCTGGCAGCAACAAGTGCTATCCCAGTTCCTCCCCCCAAGGTAAGGGATTCTGGACCTTTCATTTTTTTCACCATGTAAAAATACATGAACTGCACTAACTTCCAAGAACCTTTTAATGATACAAGATATTCAATGTAATGAGCTTTATACCTAACTAACAGATACTATGATAATGATTTAATACCTTGACATTcatctctgtcttcttctctctacttCCAGCGGACTTGTAAGGAAAACCCTTTCAACAGGAAAGCCTCTCCCTCCCCTAAAACCAGACCCCCTAGAGGCCCTCGCCCCGCCCGGCCCCCCGCCCCTGGACACGGCTTCCCCCTCATCAAACGCAAGGTGAGATTGTGAGGACACCACAGTCAGCTAAAGTTTGTAATTCAATGAGTCACTCGAGGATTCAGCATCAGACAGTCCGAGtcttttttttttatggaatgtGGCGACAAGCCAGCAACAGTCTACTATTACTGCTATTACCATAGGCAACTGTATTGTTTATAGTTTGACTAGTGGCACTAATGTTTTCAAATGAACAACTCAATCTGGATGTAAATAATGTGAACTGTAccatattgtatttttttttaaagattgcaGTGCTAGTGTgttttgtgatgtgtgtgtgtgttgtccaggTGCAGTCAGACCAGTACATCCCAGCTGAGGACATccatggagagatgggagagctGGAGAAACAGCTGGATGAGCTGGAGCAGAGAGGAGTGGCTTTGGAGAGAAAACTACGCGATAACCCCAATGGTAAAACTATCATATAAACCTCTCAAGACTAGTCTTATGATATAGGGAGGTTGCGTGGTCCCAGATTAAGCCTACCCCTGGACGAAGAAGCATGTTCAGTTGAGAGTCTCTATAAAAATGTTTggtccaaatcaaatgttattggtcacagacacgtgtttagcagatgttattgcgggtgtagcgaaatgcttgttcaaaatcctgaggctgcattctcAGTTCAATAGTAAATAGTGTAATCTtcaggtcaatagtctaatagtcaggtcaatagtctaatagtcaggtcaatagtctaatagtcaggtcaatagtctaatagtcaggtcaatagtctaatagtcaggtcaatagtctaatagtcaggtcaatagtctaatagtcaAGTCAATAGTCTTAATAGTCAGGTTAATagtctaatagtcaggtcaatagtctaatagtcaggtcaatagtctaatagtcaggtcaatagtctaatagtcaggtcaataaatcaaatcaaattttatttgtcacatacacatggttagcagatgttaatgcgagtgtagcgaaatgcttgtgcttctagttccgacaatgcagtaataaccaacaagtaatctaactaacaattccaaaactactgtcttgtacacagtgtaaggggataaagaatatgtacataaggatatatgaatgagtgatggtacagagcagcataggcaagatacagtagatggtatcgagtacagtatatacatatgagatgagtatgtaaacaaagtggcatagttaaagtggctagtgatacatgtattacataagaatacagtcgatggtatagagtacagtatatacgtatgcatatgagatgaataatgtagggtagtagtagtcttaatagtcaggtcaatagtcaggtcaatagtcttaatagtcaggtcaatagtcttaatagttaatagtcaggtcaatagtctaatagtcaggtcaatagtctaatagtcaggtcaatCGTCTAATAGTCAGGTTAATAGTTAATAGTTAATAGTCAGGTTAATAGttaatagtcaggtcaatagtctaatagtcaggtcaacagtttaatagttaatagtcaggttaatagttaatagtcaggttaatagttaatagtcaggtcaatagttaatagtcaggtcaatagttaatagtcaggttaatagttaatagtcaggtcaatagttaatagtcaggttaatagttaatagtcaggttaatagttaatagtcaggttaatagttaatagtcaggttaatagttaatagtcaggttaatagttaatagtcaggtcaatagtctaatagtcaggttaatagttaatagtcaggtcaatagtctaatagtcaggtcaatagtctaatagttaatagtcaggttaatagttaatagtcaggtcaatagtctaatagtcaggtcaatagtctaatagtcaAGTCAATAGTCTTAATAGTCAGGTTAATagtctaatagtcaggtcaatagtcttaatagtcaggtcaatagtcttaatagtcaggtcaatagtctaatagtcaggttaatagtctaatagtcaggtcaatagtctaatagtcaggtcaatagtctaatagtcaggttaatagtctaatagtcaggtcaatagtctaatagtcaggtcaatagtctaatagtcaggtcaatagtctaatagtcaggtcaataaatcaaatcaaattttatttgtcacatacacatggttagcagatgttaatgcgagtgtagcgaaatgcttgtgcttctagttccgacaatgcagtaataaccaacaagtaatctaactaacaattccaaaactactgtcttgtacacagtgtaaggggataaagaatatgtacataaggatatatgaatgagtgatggtacagagcagcataggcaagatacagta
This genomic stretch from Oncorhynchus clarkii lewisi isolate Uvic-CL-2024 chromosome 13, UVic_Ocla_1.0, whole genome shotgun sequence harbors:
- the LOC139424477 gene encoding MICAL-like protein 1 isoform X1 — its product is MFPNMGSLKALQEWCRIQCESYNDVDIKNMSSSFRDGLAFCAIIHRYRPDLIDFDSLSKENVYENNRLAFEVAEEELGIPALLDPEDMVSMKVPDRLSIITYVSQYYNFFTNKSHANPPCLKRSSGTGHIEPAQKRPVAPLEDKVVEPELSLPGPMGTDGGVQAGVKRSTLSSSCAACQRHVHLVQRFLVDGKLYHRNCFRCRECSSTLLPGSYKLGNEVGSLVCTHHFARSALANQNGRPDLSKRPTMVPSVRIGRPMLPQTSPPSGRDQSAKTPPPKETPPQETPPKETPPQETPPKETPPQETPPKETPPQNETTQKDTPPQNETPQNETPQKDTPPQNETPQNETPQKDTPPQNETPQKDTPPQKDTPPQNETPPKDTPPQNETPPKDTPPQKETPQKETPPQEGVTNEDYTPTPTNDSDSTPCPISTTKTDSLKTENEREDGAGEREVKPPPSVPPNPFDDIEEEGEETPTTAKVTANGVIPSTPVSHLGLGDSKPVPIPRRLSQPSPPPRPAPRVRPPRVDNLAVNGDRGEHRRCLPPAPRPRERSHSPGSSSLSSDAPKPPNPPWLALVQSQEPKKKPAPPPPPGVATPPHIGSLSSLKGEGSRPPTPPAPANPFDEEEEEVGSGEGSLGSLVSPTVVVSHPWYSISQADPDTPPIGGISSRSASPNGFRCKKRPAPPKPVPKAPGSNSALPHSQPSSSSPSPAISIESLSSASDHSSSHPASLGGGATGDQDNPFTKSVSEPSICGPCGGFTPTPSTSANRLSPSPSPPPQPANPRSAPATPQSNRSARPPPPRPPTTPSPLAATSAIPVPPPKRTCKENPFNRKASPSPKTRPPRGPRPARPPAPGHGFPLIKRKVQSDQYIPAEDIHGEMGELEKQLDELEQRGVALERKLRDNPNDEEEETLLVDWFTLIHEKHLLVRREAELVYTAKQQNLEERQADVEYELRCLLNKPEKDWNEEDKGREQELMTELVTVIEQRNQIINNMDQDRQREEEEDKLVATMLKRKDFQKEPAAEGEQQQQKKKKKFKPMKVLKRLSVNQGKGGSPRKEMAEKDKS
- the LOC139424477 gene encoding MICAL-like protein 1 isoform X2, which produces MFPNMGSLKALQEWCRIQCESYNDVDIKNMSSSFRDGLAFCAIIHRYRPDLIDFDSLSKENVYENNRLAFEVAEEELGIPALLDPEDMVSMKVPDRLSIITYVSQYYNFFTNKSHANPPCLKRSSGTGHIEPAQKRPVAPLEDKVVEPELSLPGPMGTDGGVQAGVKRSTLSSSCAACQRHVHLVQRFLVDGKLYHRNCFRCRECSSTLLPGSYKLGNEVGSLVCTHHFARSALANQNGRPDLSKRPTMVPSVRIGRPMLPQTSPPSGRDQSAKTPPPKETPPQETPPKETPPQETPPKETPPQETPPKETPPQNETTQKDTPPQNETPQNETPQKDTPPQNETPQNETPQKDTPPQNETPQKDTPPQKDTPPQNETPPKDTPPQNETPPKDTPPQKETPQKETPPQEGVTNEDYTPTPTNDSDSTPCPISTTKTDSLKTENEREDGAGEREVKPPPSVPPNPFDDIEEEGEETPTTAKVTANGVIPSTPVSHLGLGDSKPVPIPRRLSQPSPPPRPAPRVRPPRVDNLAVNGDRGEHRRCLPPAPRPRERSHSPGSSSLSSDAPKPPNPPWLALVQSQEPKKKPAPPPPPGVATPPHIGSLSSLKGEGSRPPTPPAPANPFDEEEEEVGSGEGSLGSLVSPTVVVSHPWYSISQADPDTPPIGGISSRSASPNGFRCKKRPAPPKPVPKAPGSNSAISIESLSSASDHSSSHPASLGGGATGDQDNPFTKSVSEPSICGPCGGFTPTPSTSANRLSPSPSPPPQPANPRSAPATPQSNRSARPPPPRPPTTPSPLAATSAIPVPPPKRTCKENPFNRKASPSPKTRPPRGPRPARPPAPGHGFPLIKRKVQSDQYIPAEDIHGEMGELEKQLDELEQRGVALERKLRDNPNDEEEETLLVDWFTLIHEKHLLVRREAELVYTAKQQNLEERQADVEYELRCLLNKPEKDWNEEDKGREQELMTELVTVIEQRNQIINNMDQDRQREEEEDKLVATMLKRKDFQKEPAAEGEQQQQKKKKKFKPMKVLKRLSVNQGKGGSPRKEMAEKDKS